A part of Pungitius pungitius chromosome 15, fPunPun2.1, whole genome shotgun sequence genomic DNA contains:
- the LOC119209922 gene encoding LOW QUALITY PROTEIN: retinitis pigmentosa 1-like 1 protein (The sequence of the model RefSeq protein was modified relative to this genomic sequence to represent the inferred CDS: inserted 1 base in 1 codon), with protein MSDNMSDTPVQEPRGRGSSSGSRHTAPSLPLQPTSDPSAPRRVCFYKSGDYKFSGHRMVINARTFKTFDALLDALAKKVPLPFGVRTITTPRGINLVKALDDLRDGGSYVCSDNKRVKPLNLDEVNRRQVPWNATRPLGTGRRGRQGPKPLGPFGGKSEVAVVAGRQARITERGAVRTPKRLVVVRNRDPTVKRTIVLQRRIAPTFDALLDYLSQILQFSVLKLFSTDGRRIDGLAALILCSGVVVAAGSEPFRLGTYSFHAASQMAQVMYVETVEPSTLQPATQNHKSLSSGRASRNFSLSSERYIVDQIKKSSSGTPEGRQRHRSGSPETEAPRGDAAPEARGVAGRVGRERRACIVPRDDDIEKSFCVNQDGSMTVEMKVRLTIKEEEMLHWTTTLSRSSLGKGTACASVSEPGNSSPESNAAAAQGSSDASEDEAREEDRPAGPGKGVDFRTQPADEGRTAGNAKSGAKRTATPGPRRVTKKASVESVKTTTGSGVQLSTLGRYSYTERGADGEKTEGYCVVKKSSSSSRRNNEPLPKARMTASAGASDQGCRSSARSSAVGEVLGIQSNGMEVTETVMHIYESQGCYDNYSANEEYSAESGTVNRSTSAPESKPSTESGQRSSGNDCDIDLSWQPPTTHSQQRQKEDMLSLSSEPVTPSNGISVNAATNSQIREKAKKDKTPKSETKKKANKAARNEGGFTSTSSSDKKQNPSIVSPPKNGKDSSTDKLSNYASLEKKTLSSSGSAKSGQKSRGAKRPQINKARKDENSPRKEPALLNAGRTPPKRLNVGKPAAKDNGHNVNTPTGRPQMKKNLSDILQPNKSLLPGKKTISRPKSMTESRVPSPKTSLQFPESSLPSLTPSPSEVHQYVENWLDKVSPDPVPYTEEATEDKSQPPTKVVFKIGDDSESEEKARSPTPPDEAHLSPGDAIRRSASLADCCGARALPHGEQHGRGLCVSMPSVRVDLAQQQQQEEEEDGPRPHPTGGGPAASSTCNLLHPKANTGHVLHDLYSSIHCIRSACEAEATPGLKKSSSLPNISTQVASVFGSSCKAFMSFLSVVTLRDNLTTPALGDGVEHEDLLTLESLQKISAAEDEEELRASLTDVQSRASSRLRERWGDFQTLRERLESEPLSPKFSDTEFALDVASEAGDAFENIEELMDELNMPQDLRAEISSTIQQAKSFYPVEESTFVENERDPSDSEDDLEQFVECNNQRKPEPETTSTPGDIDSTKGGNDIGEIDESEIKQPMYSESEHEHDREPEVSHTDTDEILINRENDEEDEELVKGRKDEEGTEEEMAVEEEDGEKQEEAQKVSMDEDVQEAREDDSVEETDEREGNDETEEEEDEGVDVKRLGDETEEDAGEVSDEENIVAEVKEEEEDDAGESIGETGEIEEVGVIKEADAEEEADQSMGETDGEGVGNIDQSEEEEADTDDFSEDAEEEAEEDFEDVEKDNSQEMTAVIEEKDEEEDVGYIINEIQEEEEEEEETEALTEKPVEGEVIEEKDEEXDMDEEEGEQELVEEGEDVEVKNIKEQVVTVEEDEEDKNDRNMKEEEKWDEGEESEKELQETVDSLEDQSVGEKEVEVDMEAAQMSEREDDEERDSKDFNEGSNETQESMDAVEGEKASESSCDEAGGDAKAVDPDSPTQYSPECQCEDDKGNGTDSVNGFQTDEGGEPCEEGSGTPQHPVEISQELLDFVNSALQSSSLVFAYDARGNVRLETDRVTQDKRPATLCNRVAQNKQPAIPKSRKDITYGSKRLPSPSTSGLSDYRPETSESGGYKTQESVDVVTDSGEEAPARRQKPVALVGRTNAEEQADPEPPGTSDAVSPDSRQISGGSFSSHDSVTEASKEDLSYFSAASSQKADTEPNPAAPEEDSADGVLIDRGRWLLKENHLIRKSPPVSLGMYGQLDSTSGDTGPDDASQESPSRRKFQNDPLAAVSSSDLEEMAKPPTPKCTYYNMPHGSDSDPFSDDSSVKSGKRDASSLRGRGFRVSPTIDTSKTWTNKNSSTSSFASVEFKTPDRKVHPEGESVAVTRWTPGGGRSVLQAQDSRDTLHVRCSRYCPIL; from the exons ATGAGCGACAACATGAGCGACACACCGGTCCAGGAGCCACGGGGCCGGGGATCGTCCTCGGGCAGCCGGCACACGGCTCCCTCCCTGCCCTTACAGCCGACCTCTGATCCCTCCGCTCCGAGAAGGGTGTGCTTCTACAAAAGCGGCGACTATAAATTCAGCGGGCACCGCATGGTCATCAACGCTCGCACCTTCAAGACCTTCGACGCCCTGCTGGACGCCCTGGCCAAGAAAGTGCCCCTGCCGTTCGGCGTGCGCACCATCACCACGCCGCGCGGGATCAACCTGGTCAAGGCGCTGGACGACCTGCGCGACGGCGGCTCGTACGTTTGTTCCGATAACAAGCGGGTGAAGCCATTGAACCTGGACGAGGTGAACCGGCGCCAGGTGCCGTGGAACGCCACCAGGCCCCTCGGCACGGGGCGGCGAGGGCGACAAGGGCCCAAGCCCTTGGGCCCGTTCGGCGGGAAGAGCGAGGTCGCCGTCGTCGCCGGCAGGCAGGCGAGGATCACTGAGAGGGGCGCCGTGCGGACCCCAAAGAGGCTCGTGGTCGTCAGGAACCGGGATCCCACGGTGAAACGCACAATTGTGCTCCAGAGGAGGATCGCTCCGACGTTTGACGCTTTGCTGGATTACCTGTCCCAGATCCTGCAGTTTTCAGTGCTGAAACTGTTCTCTACGGATGGTAGAAGA ATCGATGGCCTCGCAGCACTCATCCTGTGCTCGGGAGTTGTCGTGGCAGCGGGCAGTGAGCCCTTCAGACTAGGAACCTACAGTTTTCACGCAGCAAGCCAGATGGCACAAGTAATGTACGTAGAGACCGTGGAGCCATCTACGTTGCAGCCCGCAACCC AGAACCACAAATCTCTGTCGAGTGGAAGGGCCTCCAGGAATTTTTCCCTGTCATCAGAGAGATACATCGTCGACCAGATAAAAAAGTCCAGTAGCGGAACCCCCGAGGGACGCCAGCGTCACCGCAGCGGATCGCCTGAGACGGAGGCCCCCCGTGGTGACGCAGCCCCGGAGGCGCGTGGCGTAGCCGGGCGGGTGGGTCGCGAGCGCCGCGCCTGCATCGTGCCTCGAGACGACGACATCGAAAAGTCTTTCTGTGTGAACCAAGACGGCAGCATGACGGTGGAGATGAAGGTTCGTCTGACcatcaaggaggaggagatgctccACTGGACCACCACGCTCAGCCGCTCCAGCCTTGGCAAGGGAACGGCCTGTGCCTCCGTTTCCGAGCCGGGCAACAGCTCACCCGAGTCGAACGCCGCCGCTGCCCAGGGCTCTTCCGACGCCAGCGAGGATGAGGCGAGAGAGGAGGACCGCCCCGCCGGGCCCGGGAAGGGTGTGGACTTTCGCACCCAACCGGCAGATGAGGGCCGAACTGCGGGAAACGCAAAGAGCGGCGCAAAACGCACAGCCACGCCGGGCCCCCGCCGCGTCACCAAGAAGGCGTCCGTTGAGAGCGTGAAGACGACGACCGGGTCAGGGGTTCAGCTGAGCACCCTGGGGCGTTACTCCTACACGGAGAGGGGGGCTGACGGCGAGAAGACTGAGGGATACTGCGTCGtcaagaaaagcagcagcagcagcaggagaaacaACGAGCCCCTCCCCAAAGCGAGGATGACGGCGTCCGCGGGGGCGAGCGACCAAGGCTGCCGCTCGTCCGCCAGGTCCTCGGCGGTAGGCGAGGTTCTTGGGATTCAGAGCAACGGGATGGAGGTGACGGAAACCGTGATGCACATTTACGAGAGTCAAGGTTGCTACGACAACTATTCCGCGAATGAGGAATACAGCGCGGAGAGTGGGACCGTCAATCGCTCCACTTCGGCGCCGGAGAGCAAACCGTCCACCGAGTCGGGCCAACGCTCGTCCGGGAACGATTGCGACATAGATTTGAGCTGGCAGCCGCCCACTACTCACTCgcagcagagacagaaagaggacaTGCTGTCGTTGTCTTCAGAGCCTGTGACTCCGTCCAATGGGATCAGCGTCAATGCGGCAACAAACTCGCAGATACGGGAGAAAgcgaaaaaagacaaaactccTAAAAGcgagacaaagaaaaaggcGAATAAAGCAGCCCGGAATGAGGGGGGTTTTACTTCAACGAGCAGCTCGGATAAAAAGCAAAACCCAAGTATAGTtagccccccaaaaaacggaAAAGATTCATCCACGGACAAGCTTAGCAACTATGCCAGTCtggaaaaaaagactttaaGTTCATCGGGAAGTGCTAAAAGCGGTCAAAAGAGTAGAGGAGCGAAAAGGCCTCAAATTAACAAAGCAAGAAAGGATGAAAACAGTCCGAGGAAAGAACCTGCCTTATTGAATGCGGGAAGGACCCCACCTAAGAGGCTAAACGTGGGAAAACCAGCTGCTAAAGATAACGGCCATAATGTAAACACTCCGACTGGGAGGCCTCAAATGAAGAAGAACTTGTCAGACATTTTACAACCCAACAAATCCCTTTTGCCGGGCAAAAAGACAATTAGCAGGCCCAAATCCATGACTGAAAGCAGAGTACCTTCACCTAAAACCTCTTTACAGTTCCCTGAGAGTTCGTTGCCTTCTCTCACCCCTTCCCCCTCCGAAGTCCACCAATATGTCGAGAACTGGCTGGACAAGGTCAGCCCGGACCCAGTGCCATACACCGAGGAGGCCACCGAAGACAAATCACAGCCTCCCACGAAGGTCGTCTTCAAGATCGGCGACGACTCAGAATCGGAGGAAAAGGCCCGGTCCCCGACGCCTCCGGATGAGGCGCATCTGTCCCCCGGCGACGCCATCAGGCGATCGGCTTCGCTGGCCGATTGCTGCGGAGCCAGGGCTTTGCCGCACGGCGAGCAGCACGGGAGAGGTCTGTGTGTCTCCATGCCGAGTGTCAGAGTCGACctggcgcagcagcagcagcaggaggaggaggaggacggaccGAGGCCGCACCCGACCGGCGGCGGGCCGGCGGCTTCGTCCACATGCAACCTTTTGCATCCCAAAGCAAACACTGGACATGTCCTGCACGACCTGTACTCATCCATCCACTGCATCAGAAGTGCGTGTGAGGCCGAGGCGACGCCCGGCCTCAAGAAGTCGAGCAGCCTCCCCAATATCTCGACACAAGTGGCGTCGGTGTTCGGCTCGTCGTGCAAAGCCTTCATGTCGTTCCTATCGGTGGTGACCCTGCGGGATAACCTTACCACGCCAGCGCTGGGAGACGGCGTCGAGCACGAGGACCTGCTGACGCTGGAGTCCCTGCAGAAGATCTCCGCCgcggaggacgaggaagagctGAGGGCGAGTTTGACGGATGTGCAGAGCAGAGCGTCTTCTCGGCTCAGGGAGCGCTGGGGCGATTTCCAGACTCTGAGGGAAAGGCTGGAAAGTGAGCCGCTGTCTCCCAAGTTTTCGGACACAGAATTCGCCCTGGACGTCGCCTCCGAAGCGGGCGACGCATTCGAGAACATCGAGGAGCTGATGGACGAGCTGAATATGCCGCAAGACCTGCGGGCAGAGATTTCTTCGACGATCCAACAAGCTAAGAGTTTTTACCCCGTGGAGGAGAGCACTTTTGTGGAAAACGAAAGAGACCCGTCGGACTCAGAGGACGACTTGGAGCAATTTGTTGAGTGCAACAATCAAAGAAAACCGGAGCCTGAAACTACCTCCACACCCGGGGACATTGATTCAACCAAAGGGGGTAACGACATTGGAGAGATAGATGAATCAGAGATAAAGCAACCGATGTATTCTGAATCAGAACACGAACACGATAGAGAACCAGAAgtatcacacacagacacagatgaGATCTTAATAAACAGAGAAAAtgacgaggaagacgaggaaCTAGTTAAGGGAAGGAAGGACGAGGAAGGaacagaggaagagatggcggtggaggaggaagatggggaGAAACAAGAAGAAGCACAGAAGGTTTCAATGGATGAGGATGTTCAAGAAGCGAGAGAGGATGACAGCGTAGAGGAGACAGATGAGAGAGAGGGCAATGAtgagacagaggaagaggaggatgagggggTGGATGTGAAGAGACTAGGGGATGAGACTGAAGAAGACGCAGGTGAGGTATCCGATGAAGAAAATATTGTGGCagaagtgaaggaggaggaagaggacgatgcAGGTGAGTCCATAGGGGAGACAGGTGAAATAGAAGAGGTAGGTGTTATTAAAGAAGCTGACGCGGAAGAGGAAGCAGATCAGTCCATGGGGGAGACAGATGGAGAGGGTGTGGGAAATATTGAccaatcagaggaggaggaggcagacacAGATGATTTTAGTGAAGAtgctgaggaggaggcagaggaagatTTTGAGGATGTTGAGAAGGACAATAGTCAGGAAATGACTGCAGTTATTGAGGAgaaagatgaggaagaagatgtaGGATATATAATTAACGAgattcaggaggaggaggaggaggaggaggaaacagaagcCCTGACCGAGAAACCTGTTGAGGGGGAGGTTATTGAGGAGAAAGACGAGG TTGATATggacgaagaggagggagaacaaGAGCTAGTGGAGGAGGGCGAGGATGTTGAGGTCAAAAATATCAAAGAACAGGTAGTTACAgttgaggaggatgaagaagacaaaaatgaCAGGAAtatgaaagaggaagaaaagtggGATGAGGGTGAGGAGAGCGAGAAAGAGCTGCAGGAAACAGTAGACAGTCTTGAGGACCAATCGGTAGGGGAGAAGGAAGTCGAAGTAGACATGGAAGCAGCGCAAATGTCAGAGAGGGAAGATGATGAAGAAAGGGACAGCAAGGACTTCAACGAGGGGTCAAACGAGACGCAAGAATCAATGGACGCGGTGGAGGGAGAAAAGGCCTCAGAAAGCAGCTGCGACGAAGCCGGTGGCGACGCGAAGGCCGTAGACCCCGACTCGCCAACCCAATACTCCCCCGAGTGTCAGTGTGAGGACGACAAAGGCAACGGGACGGACTCTGTAAACGGATTTCAAACAGACGAGGGAGGGGAGCCTTGCGAGGAGGGAAGCGGCACTCCGCAACATCCCGTGGAAATATCACAGGAACTGCTTGACTTCGTCAACTCTGCCCTGCAGTCCTCTTCGCTCGTATTCGCGTATGACGCTCGGGGGAACGTCAGGTTAGAGACGGACCGGGTCACACAGGATAAACGACCTGCTACTCTGTGTAACCGGGTTGCGCAGAACAAACAACCCGCTATTCCAAAAAGCAGGAAGGACATTACCTACGGTTCAAAGCGCCTGCCGAGCCCGAGCACCTCGGGTTTGTCCGATTACAGGCCAGAAACGTCGGAGAGCGGCGGATACAAAACCCAGGAGTCTGTGGACGTGGTCACAGACAGCGGAGAGGAGGCTCCGGCCCGCAGGCAAAAGCCCGTCGCCCTCGTCGGGAGAACAAACGCGGAGGAGCAGGCCGACCCCGAACCGCCGGGTACGAGCGACGCAGTCTCGCCAGATTCCAGACAGATAAGCGGAGGGAGTTTTTCTTCTCACGACTCGGTCACCGAAGCCTCCAAGGAGGATCTGTCTTATTTCAGCGCGGCCAGCTCCCAAAAGGCGGACACCGAACCGAACCCCGCCGCCCCAGAAGAAGACTCGGCCGACGGGGTACTGATCGACCGAGGTCGATGGCTGCTCAAGGAGAATCACCTCATCAGAAAATCTCCCCCAGTCTCCCTGGGCATGTACGGCCAATTGGACAGCACATCTGGAGATACGGGTCCGGACGACGCCAGCCAGGAGTCCCCGTCTCGCCGCAAATTCCAGAACGACCCTCTCGCAGCCGTATCCTCTTCGGACCTCGAGGAGATGGCGAAACCTCCGACTCCAAAGTGCACCTACTATAACATGCCGCACGGAAGCGATTCCGACCCCTTTTCCGATGATAGCAGTGTCAAAAGTGGGAAAAGGGACGCGAGCAGTCTCCGAGGGAGAGGCTTCAGGGTGTCCCCTACAATTGACACTTCCAAAACctggacaaacaaaaacagtagTACGTCTTCCTTTGCATCGGTTGAGTTTAAAACACCAGATAGAAAAGTGCATCCCGAGGGGGAGTCAGTGGCTGTGACAAGATGGACACCTGGTGGAGGACGGAGTGTACTGCAAGCACAGGACTCCCGCGACACACTCCACGTGAGATGTAGCCGATATTGTCCCATACTGTAA
- the LOC119208624 gene encoding vimentin-like, producing MSLRSPSTHLHQEETINEEGFRKRLSRAHSAERRRHESTTEPRKRKDTPSMTSYKVGSQSSYRRMFAGERFGSRTTISSRQSSTPVRSSRVSYGLSSAPPTVYATKTQRLRSSAAVHRLSAENLDFSLSEAINSEFVANRTNEKAQMQSLNDRFANYIDKVRFLEQQNKILLAELEQLRGKGTSRIGDLYEDEMRELRRQVDTLTNEKARVEVYRDNLAEDIDRLREKLQDEMCQREEAEGTMQNFRQDVDNAALARLDLERKVESLQDEINFLKKLHDEEMLELQVQIQQQQHVHVDLEMAKPDLTAALRDVRLQYENLASKNIQESDEWYKSKFADLTEAAARHNDALRLAKQEANDYRRQVQSLTCEVDALKGTNESMERQMREIEENFSLETGGYQENIGRLEEDIHNMKDEMARHLREYQELLNVKMALDIEIATYRKLLEGEENRITTPLPNFSSLTMRETMIDPKPHVDPTKTKKVLIRTIETRDGQVINESTQNHDDME from the exons ATGTCCCTCAGGTCACCGTCGACGCATTTGCATCAAGAGGAAACTATAAATGAAGAAGGATTTCGGAAACGCCTTTCCAGGGCGCACTCCGCGGAACGCAGACGGCACGAGAGCACCACCGAGccgaggaaaagaaaagacacccCAAGCATGACGTCTTACAAAGTAGGCTCACAGTCCTCCTACAGGAGGATGTTCGCCGGCGAGCGGTTCGGGTCCAGGACGACCATCTCCAGCCGCCAGTCCTCCACCCCGGTGCGCTCCTCCAGGGTCTCCTACGGGCTCTCTTCCGCGCCGCCGACCGTCTACGCGACGAAGACCCAGAGGCTGCGCAGCAGCGCGGCCGTGCACCGGCTGTCCGCCGAGAACCTGGACTTCTCCCTGTCCGAGGCCATAAACAGCGAGTTCGTGGCGAACCGCACCAACGAGAAGGCGCAGATGCAGTCGCTCAACGACCGCTTCGCCAACTACATCGACAAGGTGCGCTTCCTGGAGCAGCAGAACAAGATCCTGCTGGcggagctggagcagctgcgGGGCAAAGGCACGTCCCGGATCGGAGATCTGTACGAGGACGAGATGCGCGAGCTCCGGCGTCAGGTGGACACGCTCACCAACGAGAAGGCCCGGGTGGAGGTCTACCGGGACAACCTGGCGGAAGACATCGACCGGCTGAGAGAGAA GTTGCAGGATGAGATGTGCCAGCGAGAGGAGGCTGAGGGCACCATGCAGAATTTCAGACAG GATGTGGACAACGCTGCCCTCGCCAGACTGGACCTGGAACGGAAGGTTGAGTCCCTCCAGGACGAAATCAACTTCCTCAAGAAGCTGCACGATGAG GAAATGCTGGAGCTGCAGGTccagatccagcagcagcagcatgttcaCGTGGACTTGGAGATGGCCAAACCTGACCTGACAGCTGCCCTGAGAGACGTCCGTCTGCAGTATGAGAACCTGGCCTCCAAGAACATCCAAGAGTCTGACGAATGGTACAAATCCAAg TTTGCTGACCTCACCGAAGCGGCAGCCAGGCATAATGACGCTTTGAGATTGGCCAAGCAAGAGGCCAATGACTACAGACGCCAAGTTCAGTCCCTCACTTGTGAGGTGGATGCCCTCAAAGGAACT AACGAGTCCATGGAGCGCCAGATGAGGGAGATTGAGGAGAACTTTTCCCTGGAGACGGGCGGCTACCAGGAAAACATCGGGCGCCTGGAGGAAGACATTCACAACATGAAGGACGAGATGGCTCGTCACCTGCGGGAGTACCAGGAGCTCCTGAACGTCAAGATGGCCCTGGACATTGAGATCGCCACCTACAGGAAGCTGCTGGAAGGGGAGGAGAACAG AATCACCACCCCGCTGCCAAACTTCTCATCTCTGACCATGAGAG aaaCAATGATTGATCCCAAACCCCATGTTGACCCTACAAAAACTAAGAAGGTCCTAATCAGAACCATTGAGACCAGGGACGGTCAG GTGATCAACGAGTCAACCCAGAACCACGATGACATGGAGTAA